In Populus alba chromosome 1, ASM523922v2, whole genome shotgun sequence, a single window of DNA contains:
- the LOC118035891 gene encoding tetrahydroberberine oxidase-like, whose amino-acid sequence MDLQVRRSLSIFSLLVFLVPSSKRSSIPSHDSFIQCLSSKIPPQISLSNVVLTPNDSSFQFSLEYPIQNLRFYSPSTPKPLYIVTPLAYSHVQATVTCCRQHGLQITIRSGGHDYEGLSYTSDVPFVILDLFNLRSIIVDLEDNSAWVQAGATVGELYYRIAERSPVHGFPAGICPTVGVGGHFSGGGFGTMLRNYGLASDHILDAHIVDVNGRVLDRGSMGEDLFWAIRGGGGASFGVILAWKVNLVHVPTTVTVFSVGRTLEQGATSLVHKWQHIGPNLDENLFIRVIIEAVGDASKGNRTIKATFNSLFLGRTDQLLETMEESFPDLGLRSIDCTEMSWIESILYFSVYPEGETLEALVNRKPEPKGFFKATTDFIEHPIAEPVLEKLWSWCLEEEKPILIMDPYGGRMEEISESETPFPYREGILYNIQYFVKWEDGDIVSSQRHINWIRSIYENMTPYVSKNPRGAYVNYRDLDLGKNDEAAKWGQKYFKNNFERLKIVKGMVDPYNFFAYEQSIPLPSLNLSEGKREVE is encoded by the coding sequence ATGGATTTGCAAGTCAGAAGATCTCTCTCCATATTTTCTCTCTTAGTCTTCCTTGTCCCATCATCAAAACGTTCCAGTATTCCAAGCCATGATTCTTTCATTCAATGTCTTTCTTCAAAGATCCCTCCACAAATATCACTCTCCAACGTTGTGCTAACTCCAAATGATTCTTCCTTTCAGTTTTCTCTTGAATATCCTATTCAAAACCTTAGGTTCTACTCTCCCTCAACTCCTAAGCCACTTTACATAGTCACACCTTTGGCCTACTCCCATGTGCAGGCCACAGTCACATGCTGTAGGCAGCATGGGTTGCAAATCACAATCAGAAGTGGTGGACATGACTACGAAGGCCTTTCGTACACGTCAGATGTCCCTTTTGTGATTCTTGATCTTTTCAATCTTAGATCAATAATAGTTGACTTGGAAGATAACAGTGCATGGGTCCAGGCCGGGGCAACAGTTGGTGAATTGTATTATAGGATTGCAGAGAGAAGTCCAGTCCATGGATTTCCAGCAGGAATTTGTCCGACAGTTGGTGTTGGCGGGCACTTTAGTGGAGGTGGGTTTGGTACCATGTTGAGAAATTACGGCCTAGCTTCTGATCACATTCTTGATGCTCACATAGTTGATGTCAATGGAAGAGTTCTTGATAGAGGATCAATGGGAGAGGATCTCTTTTGGGCTATTAGAGGAGGCGGGGGAGCAAGTTTTGGGGTCATCCTTGCTTGGAAGGTGAACCTTGTTCATGTTCCAACAACCGTCACTGTATTCAGTGTTGGAAGGACACTAGAGCAAGGAGCAACTAGTCTTGTCCACAAGTGGCAACATATAGGGCCAAATCTTGATGAAAACTTGTTCATTAGGGTCATTATAGAAGCTGTTGGTGATGCAAGCAAAGGGAACAGAACCATCAAAGCAACTTTTAACTCTTTGTTTCTTGGAAGAACTGATCAGCTCCTTGAAACAATGGAGGAAAGTTTTCCTGATTTGGGCTTAAGGAGTATAGATTGTACTGAAATGAGCTGGATTGAGTCCATCCTTTACTTCTCAGTGTACCCCGAAGGGGAAACTCTGGAAGCCCTTGTAAACAGGAAACCAGAACCAAAAGGCTTCTTCAAGGCGACAACAGATTTTATTGAGCATCCCATAGCAGAGCCTGTTCTGGAAAAGCTATGGAGTTGGTGTttggaagaagagaagccaaTATTGATCATGGATCCTTATGGTGGAAGAATGGAGGAAATATCAGAATCAGAAACTCCATTTCCATATAGAGAAGGAATTCTGTACAACATACAGTATTTTGTTAAGTGGGAAGACGGGGACATCGTGTCATCACAGAGGCACATAAATTGGATAAGGTCCATATATGAGAACATGACACCATATGTGTCTAAGAATCCAAGGGGTGCCTACGTGAACTACAGAGATTTGGATTTGGGTAAGAATGATGAAGCTGCAAAATGGGGTCAAAAGTATTTCAAGAACAATTTTGAGAGGCTGAAGATTGTGAAGGGTATGGTTGATCCTTACAATTTCTTTGCTTATGAACAAAGCATACCATTACCATCCCTCAATTTGAGTGAAGGAAAGAGGGAAGTGGAATGA